In Phocoena phocoena chromosome 3, mPhoPho1.1, whole genome shotgun sequence, the DNA window AATATCCACTACAACTTGGGAACTAAGGAGTGGAAAGAGGACAAGAACAGGGCAAGAAGGCAGGCTATGGCTCAACAGTTGACCCGGGAGAAGAACCAGGAGAAGTAGCAATAGTGGTGAAATCTGAGTCACTGcagcaaaaggaaatgagaaaacactGAGGAAGCCTTGATCCAGGGAGCTACCCAGACCTCTGGCTTAGGGCTGGGGCTCCCAACTTGACACGGTTAAAAGAAAAGAGGTGGTAGGCGTGAGGGGCAGGGCCTCAACCGGAGACAACTTCTTTCTGGCCACAAAGTGACCCTTCCAGAATGGCTGCCTGGTGTGCCAGGAAACCTCTATCAGAGACCCTTAGCTTCATCGCACACAAGCTActgtgtgcccagagcctgtgaaaCCTCACCCAAGGGACCTGCTGGGCGAGTGCTCTCTGAGGCGCAAACCAATAGTGCTATTGTGGAAAACAACCTTGTCtcagatgtatttattttatttagctttgtCACTTAgaagccatgtgaccttgggaacaTGATTTGGCCtgactctgtaaaatggggtcaaCACTACCTCCTTTCAAAaactggaaggggaaaaaaagagaaaaacaaagatgaaatgagaacacAGGTGAAAAAGTATCTGACACATAAAAGGAAACTCAACAACCTGCTTGAATATTTGCACAGGCAGAAAAATGGCAAGTCCCATCCATCCTCCAGAGTCACAGAAGGTGTCTGAAGACGAGGATGGAAGCCTCGCTGCATGACTCCAATGCAGCACCAACAAGGCACAACACAAGGAAGCACCTAGAAAGCCTCTCAAATACTTACCACATTCGTTGAACTTGTCTTTTAGCATCTTCCATGTAAAATCAAATGGGAGctgagggagaaaaaggagactGGTGAGTGACTCAACCAAATCCTAATGCACAAACATCAATTGTCTCAGAGTGCCTTTAAAACTTATCACACAGAGAAACTGGCTGACCTTCACACTGAGATGATCAGCAGACAACAAAGAGTCTGTCCGCGTGAGGTTCTAAACTAGCACAGCAAGTTCATTCCCTCCTGTCTGCATCTGTCTGTGGGAGCACCATGCACAGAGCAGAACACACAGCAGCCCACAGAACCACTGAATAGTAGCTAAAGGTGGTCAATCTGGTAAAGATAATTCAGGTACAGccgttcccccccacccccgaaccGTCGTGCCATGTCATTTAGCAGCTCATCAAGCTGAGAGTTCAAGAAACTCAAGTTCTTCAGATCACTGGCTTTTCCATCCAGTAGTCAGAGAAGCTTAGGATTTCACAAACCCACTATTTCTGCTGCACAAGTATTCACGAGCTCTCACATTCCCTCCTCATTCTCCCAACACCAAACTTCGGGGAAAGTGGCAAAGGGCCCTTGCACGCTACTCAGCTCTCCCTCTGACTTCGACCTGTTACCACTCGGTCCTGCTggcttcctgccccctcctcccttgtGCATACAACCCCTGAGAAGTTCCTGAAGAGCCACTTACATTTCTCACAAATATCTGGCAGGCCTTCCTGGCCACCCCAGGAGCATGGCCTCCGGCTCCACCAAAGGAACCTGCGAAGCTTCCTCCAAAGTTGCCACGCTCCATCTCGATGGCACGGTCAAAGCTGGCACCGCCACCACCACCCATGGCCAGGCCCATGCGCTCAATGCCAGCGCCCAGGGCCGGGCCCATGGCGGGACCCATGCGCTCCAGGCTGTTGGCGCCCATGCGCTCCAGGCCCATGCGCTCGAGACTGTTGGCGCCCATACGCTCCAGGCCCATGCGCTCCAGGTTGTTGGCGCCCATGCGCTCCAGGCCGGTGGCCATGCGATCCATCACAGGGCCCATGCGCTCCAGGCCTGCCCCCATGCCTGCGGGCACCATGCGCTCCATGCTCAGGCCCATGCGCTCGATGGCAGGGCCCATTCGCTCCACGCCAGAGCCCATGCGCTCGATGGTCTGGCCCACACGGTCAATGGGTGCGGCCATACGCTCCAGGCCAAAGCCCATGCCGGCACCCATGCGCTCCACACCAGAGCCGATGCGCTCCATGGTCTGGCCCATGCGCTCGATGCTGGAGGCCATGTGGTCGAGGCCCAGTGGGCCCATGCGCTCGATGCCGGAGCCCATGCGCTCGACTGAGCCCATGCGGTCCATGACCAGGCCCATGCGCTCAATCTCAGAGCCCACACGATCCATGCCGTGGCCCAGGCCTGCACCCATGCGCTCCATGCCGGCACCCCCAATGCGGTCAATGCCGGGGCCCATCCTCTCAATTCCAGGGACACTGCCTCCACCTCCACCTAAAACAGAGACATGAAATGTGTCAGGCATATGTCAGGTACTTGAGGATCTGTGTGCACACCATGCCAGGAGGGTTCCCTGGGTGCAGAGGCCTGGGCACTTCACAAGCTCAACCACGGTTCAGAAATTTTAAGTCCCACAATAAGTTATCATTAGATATCCTGCAAATGTTGACAACTGTTAAAGCTGGGTAGTGAGTACATCATTCTTCCTACTTCTGTGCCACAgttaatttccataataaaatttaaagagggaaaaaacccACCCCGAGAACTTTGATCAACAATGTTCTCCACATTACTTTGAAAGTGCTAATACTTGTGACAAGCTTTGTGAGCAACAGGCATCAACTCCTTGAGAACTCTGCAGTTTCCCCACCACCAGACATTGATAAAGGCTCTGGGGGGCGGCGGGCGCGAGGGACAGAAACCCCGCACTCAGATGGTCACCCGACATAATGGATTATAATGGGGACAATTAAAATTGCTCACATCCTCTATCCTCTCCCAACTTGTCCCTCTACAATGCCCTGCTGGTAACCAGTCTGGCTGCATTTCCTTAGCACCTCCACGGCATAAGTAAGTTATTACACAGCCACGTAATCAGgcagagataaagaaaacaaacaccaacACCAATACAGATCCTCATGTACAAACGAACACAGCCAGCCACTTCTAGGGAACCTTACTCTGTCACGGAAACCGCCAACCGACTTTGCCGTGTATAACTTTGCTagctttggaggaaaaaaatctgatggCACTGCAGAGTAGATTTAGTAACAGGCCTGGGATCAGTCCCTCACTGTCATGGTTCAGCTGGACACATGCTGGCAGGTCAGCAGTGCACAGCCGACCCTGTGATGCTTACAATTCTGGAGAAGGAGGGTCTGGCTCCACCACCAAGGCCACTGGCCACCAAGTTTTTCCACATGCAGAGCCTGAGAGTCCCCCTCACTCAAGCTTCACGACCACCACCACCTGCCTCTGAAAAATGGGCAGCTGAGCCCTCAGCCAGCCCATTCCTGAATCAAGCAGCCCAGGCCAAGATGCAAATTCCAGAAGAGGAAATTCAGCCGTTTCTTTGATTCTCTAACTGACCAAAGCTGTGACCTTGCACGAGTCATGCCACTTCTCGGTGACTGTTTCCTTGGCTGAATAACAGTGCACCAAGTGGcaaaatataaacacaattttaagaatattaagcTTTCACAGCAGAAGTATCTCAGCAACTATAAAAAATGTTAAGAGACCTAGAGAGGGTGGGTAGCATACCCAAAAGTACCAAAAATGAGGGTGACACTCCAGATGCCAATAGCAGCAGAGAACTAGGAAGAAACGGTACCCACATGGAGTTCTAGAATCAGCCCACCACAGAAATGAATCCAGCAAGTGGAGTTACCAAGGAAATGCCAAGATGCTCAGAgccatgaggaaaaaaaaaaaaaaaaaaaaaaaaaaaaatcagactgaaTTAAAGTACATTTAGTTTTAGGtaccccttaaaaaaaaagtgtattaatgggagaatatattccaaaatatttacagCATTCATCgcagggcagtgagatttcaggTATTTACTTTCTTCATAATGTTCTGAATTTTTGTGAGTACACGTGTACATAGGAAACATATGCTATGATTAGGTGGTGTACACTTTTATAATCAggtgaaatatttacttttagcAATTTACAATTTTATAGTACTAGAAACAAGAAAGCCCCCAGATTACACGGACATTTTGACAATGGCTAACGTGTACGTAGCACATACGTAGGTCCTCTTttatgcattaactcatttactctacagaacaaccctatgaggtaggtaccattatatccccattttacagtacGAAAAACAGAGAAGTTCAGTAACTTGccaaatgtcacacagctaggaggAGCCAGAGCTGGTTCCCCACCCCAGGCAGTCTATTTTAGAGCCCATGCTTTCACCACTACACTACTATCCCCGGTAACACAGGCCtattctaaaaatcaaaacatcaAAACTAAGCGTTTCCTACCTCCTCCCTGCTTTGCAATGATCTCTCCTCTCTTCAGTGCATTACTTAGGATTTCTAaggaaatcaggaagaaaaaaaaattagccaaatTCCTCTATGGTAATAGAAATTTATTACAGATTCCAGAGCAGGACTActactaattaaaaaataaaaaaggaaaggggaaggggttgagaaatatacacacagacaAGGTCATTTTACTGGAAAACTGTAAGGGTCCTTGATGATGGGTCATGATGCTAGAGTCCCATGTAGCTCCAGAGTCTGAGGCCCAGTTGGCAGGGCCTCTGGTACTGCACCCACGAGCTGAACTTGGAAGGTTAGAGCAAGAATGGGGCCAGTAGCACAGTTTTCTAAAGCTGGTCCAGACACTCAGTACTCACAGACTGAAGCGTGCACTCACCCACCCAGATCCAATCAGCACCTCACAGTTACCCTTCAACAAACTACTGCTGTAGCTACACTTAGAGCCCAACCCCAGAAAACCAGCAGCAACCGCATGCAGTGCTGGAAATATGACCTAATCAACGAGCCAGGCAAGGGAAGACTGCAGCAAACTGAGCCTACGAGCCCTGCCTGGAAGGAGCTAAATGTGATGGTAACCAAGTGACAGACAAAGCCTCAGGTAAACAAAACCCCAACACACTCAGCTTTCCAAAACAGCAATACTGCTGCTTGCTTGCTGGCAGTTCATTCAAACCTCTATTAAGTTTGTCTAATGCTATCATTAGTgttagcttttaagtttcttctgGGTCTTTCATTATATAAAACGTGTACCCACCCCCTCTCTGGTCCTGAAGTGTGCTGAGCAACATGGACAACAGCCACAGAGCACATATCATATTTTGACCATGACCGTGAGAGATTAAACCCTAGCCCTGCAGCTGTTTCAAGTATTACAACTACCCGCTAAAGAAAGGGGGTGGGAAAGTACACCAAGAAAATAGACCTCCAGCCAGGAAGCAAGACCGGGGCTTATTCTTCCATGATGCCTGGGAGCCCACTCAGCATGCCCAGGCCTAGGTTCTAGTTCCTAAAACAGCACTTGGATCAAACCATTCCCTGGCAAAAGACTTCACAATCAGCCGACCACCGATTTGAAGAGAAAGGCCAAATTATTTTCATGGGTGTTCACAGGGCCCCCTGCTCTGACTTAAAACTTTATAATCTGTTCTGTTCTTCCCACCCCAAAAAGACTGACATCTCCAAGCCTCTGCACCTGATGCTGTCCGCCCTCTCTGTGGGCCAGTACCCCACTTCTACCTATGCTGAAGTCCAGCCCCTCCAGCGTGAACTGCATCTCCTGCATGGTCTTCTTACACCCCTGCCTGGATCCTGTGTTCTCTGAGCAAAACACTTCTATCAAGCATCTAGAGCAGTGCTTTTTCAAATCTTAACACAGAAAATGATGGCCTTTGTGTGGTGCTCACATAGCTGCCGAGAGCCCGGGAATCAACATCTCCACTGGCTCCCTCAACTAGGCCACTTCTACGTGCTGATCTCTGGTGCTGCCCCAAGCCACTCTGAGCACCGTCTCCTCAGCTACACCACATCCTTCAAAGTTAAGGATCACATATCTATCTATAGCCCTGGAGCACCAAGTACAGTTGTTTGCACAAAGAACTATTGCCTTGATAGGAAAGAAGGGATACTGAATAGGGAGAGCACTACAAAAGTAGCACACCAAAATGATCCAACTGTCAagtaaataatacagaaaaaaaagatcaagaactgaatctgaaaaaaaaaaaaaaaacaatccaggcAACTACTCTGAAAACCTGACTTAAAGATTTTACTTGGTACAAAGACCATTTCACTAACCTGAGTCTGATCATAAGTAGCAGGAGAACAAAAGCTCCTTGCTCTTGCCCATGGTCACTCTGGGAAGCCTCAGGACAAAGAGACCATGGTCTCAATCAGAAAGAAGGTGCCAAAGTAGCAGGAGATAGGCCTGCAGATGACCTTCCTATATTCAGGTCAGGACAGGACGTGTTTCCTGTTGCCACATGAAATAACCTCACCAGTCCACCTCTTGTGCCGCCACAGGATCTGGGACAAGGCTGACAAGCCTCACCACAGAGCTGAGGTGAGAGGACCCAGAGCAGCAAAGGACTGAAGGCTCAAGAGCAGCACAAAGTGCCTGTGGGAGGAAAGTCACGTGCCATTTTGTTCTTCTCACCACAGGTATCCATCCACAAATTAGTATTTGCAGCCAAATGACAATAAATTTTTAATACCCTACCATTTcaagacacaaaaaacaaagccAGTCATGGCAACAAGAAACTTTTAACTGACCTAGTCACATACAGATTATGAACTCACCCCCAAATTCTAAAGCTCTGGAACAATCTAGAATAAAGCTACAGTCGTATCAAGTAAGTACAGAAAAAGTAAATCTTCAGTAccagctactttttttttcctctttttttgtcctttttttttaaagaagaaagcaaagctAGTTTTgatgcaagaaaaaaatcaattatccTAACCATGGTCAGGgggacaaatgaaacaaaaaccaaCAGTCTACTCTGAGAGAAACAGTTCCTAATAATTCCTGGTTTccatgaaggaaacaaagaagataGGATTCCTGGAGATAAATACAGCTCAGCTCATACAAACTAGACATAAAAAAGCTTAAAATCCTCACAGCTAGCCCAAGGTGTCCCATAAAGACAGGCTGAACACTCTTTGAGGTTATCACCTAGTAGCCGCCTATCTGCACAGGGTGAGAAGCTGatgaagatgggggagggggtgttgggGAGAGAGTTATCCATGCTGTAAATCTCCTTTGAGAGAAACAAACTTCAGAGCCCAGGAACAGACAATCTCCTTGTTCCAAACTAATTAAGAATCCGGCTGACAGATTCTCAGAAACGTCTAAACTCCAAACAGGGCAAGACATCCAtggaaaagtaaagaagaaactGCTTTGCAAACTAACCAAAACTACATTTAGACAGACCCAATACTCCAGGCCTTCCAACATTAGGAAACTTCCCTGTTCACCAAGATCTCTTTCAATTGCATCAGCAAGCACACCGTCATCCTTTGTTAACTGGAACACCAGAGGCCCCTGGACTAAGGAGACTCACACCCCCACTGAGCAGGGCCTTGAAGATCTCTACCGTGACTACAGAGCCACAACGTCATGTAAACACAGCAGTTTTTAACTCCACAGCAAGAAAACACCTTATGCCAGTGTGAAAAAAGCAGCCATCTgaaaagactaaagaaaaatgGTGCTGTTGATACcaataaaaaaattcaaggaCCAAAAGTTCATATCTAGACCTAGaaaacatacaattttttttaaagcctaagGAAAAATAGCTGACTTTGCCTAAGAACCTCCCGACATCAGGGTGAGCCTGCACCCCCGGGGGGTTGACCCCGCCCACATAGGGGCCCATGGGGCCTTCTTACCCATTCCTCTGCCAAGGGGCTCTCCAAAGCTTCGAGACATTCCCATTTCATTTCTGGCAAAGTCTCTCTCAAATCCTCCACCCATGCCACGCTCCATCtctgtggaaaaaaatattacccTAGGCCTTTCCAAGAATACCATTATGTTttagacattaaaaacaaaaaactagggcttccctggtggcgcagtggttgagagtccgcctgccgatgcaggggacgcgggttcgtgccccggtccgggaagatcccacatgccgcggagcggctaggcccgtgagccatggccgctgagcctgcgggtccggagcctgtgctccgcaacgggagaggccacaacagtgagaggcccgtgtaccgcaaaaaaaaaaaaaaaaaaaaaaaaactataaacacaCAACAGCTACCAGCAAGTCAGCATGTTTTAGTTTTTCTATAGGAAACCATCGTTCATCCTTTATTCCTTAAAAAAGGAAGTCACCTCAAATGAATCCCTGAAAACAACCCACCTTTAGTCCATTAGGACTAATTTCCAGCTTACACACAGTCACACAATGGATACACCAAGCACCCAGTACTGCAGTAACTGGTGTGGGGAGGCTGCAGTGCATGAGGCGTCAAAGGTAGGCTGCAGGAGAGCCTGCCTATGTTACAGCAGCAGCAGGTACCACCTCTGGGGCACTTCCCacatgccctgccctgcccagggctTTATATGTGCTATTATTTCATGGAATCCTCACAACCAGACTGCACACCTACATACCCTCCATCACCACTGCCCCtttacaaagaaactgaggctcaaatgaCAGCAtcttgaccaaggtcacatgCCTGGTAAGGAGTGAGGCAAAGGCTGGAACCTAACTCCAATGCAAAAACCCATGTTCCAATCACAAGCACAACCATGAGAACAGAGAAAGACGCCTGTGTGCAAACAACATGACTTCTCTACTGACAACTGGAGTGGTTTCATCTACACAATGGGGTTTGgtaacttcattatttttttctatgctgATTGCagcagtatttgttgtttttcagtgtcttttttttttaacaaacattaatttacttatttatttttggctgtgttgggtcttcgttgctgcgcatgggctttctctagttgcggcgagtgggctcagcagttgtggcgcacgggcttagttgctccgcggcatgtgagatcttcccggaccagggctcgaacccgtgtcccctgcactggcaggcggattcttaaccgctgcgccaccagggaagtccgaagacctttgtttttaaaagacattgtgggacttccctggtggcacagcggttaagaatccgcctgccagtgcaggggacacgggttcgagccctggtccgggaagatctcacatgccgcggagcaactaagcccgtgcgccacaactactgagcctgcgctctagagcccgcaaaccaccactactgagcccgcgagccacaactactgaagtctgcgcacctagagcccatgctctgcaatgagaagcctgcgcaccgcaacgaagagcagcccccgcccaccgcaactagagaaagcccgtgcgcagcaacgaagatccaacacagccaaaattaaataaataaatttatttaaaaacaacaacagggcttccctggtggcgcagtggttgagagtccgcctgccgatgcaggggacacgggttcgtgccccggtctgggaagatcccacatgccgcggagcggctgggcccgtgagccatggccgctgagcctgcgcgtccggagcctgtcctccgcaacgggagaggccacaacagtgagaggcccgcgtaacgcataaaaaaaaaaaaaaaaaaacaacaacaacaacaaggtcTTAGCTTCTGTGGGGGAAAAGCCCCGCCACAGCTGTCACCTGTTTGAGAAACCCTTTCATGACTCCTGTCACTGGCTACTTCTTTCCTTGTATATTCATCTAAAGCAAGACTTAAAATGTGCATCACACTTTGTCTCCTTTCCATACAGAGAGGTCCCTGGAAAACCCAGTTAATTAATCTTGCTCCTTAGAAATATCAGGTATACATGTGCTACATAATGGACATCTTTTACTGCACAACTACAAAATATGCAGCTGGAGCCCCTATACTTTGAAAGAAGTAAATGAGTCTATTACAAACGTGGAAGCGGACTAGCATTATGAATTAATAAGAAGATGCAGCAGATGACAATGGTGGACTTTACATTCATAGCTTGAATCCACCCAACTGAATCCCATAGGTTGGTGGCATGCTATCTGCTGGAAATATATCTAACTTGTGCGAGCCTGTATATGCAGAACAGAAATCCCACTGTGGCACCGGAATGGATGGGGGCTCTGctgcactcctttaatcctcaccgTAAGCCCGTGAAGaagacacccccccacacacattaGGAAGTCACATGAAGGCAGTAATGTGTTGGCAAAGGCCTCAGAATTTATCTTCCCAACTGTCAACAGAGTGTAGAGTACAGGGAACCAACCCTGTACGAACTCCAATGTACTCCCCCACCGACAcaagaaagagagcaagagagacagagaaagaattttcATTGTCAAATATTGCATCAAACCAGTCATCATTTAATATGTGATGatctttcaattaaaaatttttgtaccCGTTCTGTAAAGATTTGACCTCTACTCGTTGGTTGACTAGCCCTGAGATTCTGATTTCTAATCAGTCTATGTTGTCAGCACCTGTGACTATAATGCGATGCATCATGATAATCGACTAAACATTAAGTTAAATCTGAAACATCCCTATCAACTTTTTCCCAGTGATCAAAACCTTCCTAGGACACAGCACCCAAGGGCTCTAGGGCCAATTCCACCCAAATCTCAAAACAGCTCCAGGGCAAGGAAGGCCCTGTTCTCTGCTGTAGAGGATGGAGAAGGAGGACTCT includes these proteins:
- the HNRNPM gene encoding heterogeneous nuclear ribonucleoprotein M isoform X3, with protein sequence MEESMKKAAEVLNKHSLSGRPLKVKEDPDGEHARRAMQKVMATTGGMGMGPGGPGMINIPPSILNNPNIPNEIIHALQAGRLGSTVFVANLDYKVGWKKLKEVFSMAGVVVRADILEDKDGKSRGIGTVTFEQSIEAVQAISMFNGQLLFDRPMHVKMDERALPKGDFFPPERPQQLPHGLGGIGMGLGPGGQPIDANHLNKGIGMGNIGPAGMEGPFGGGMENMGRFGSGMNMGRINEILSNALKRGEIIAKQGGGGGGGSVPGIERMGPGIDRIGGAGMERMGAGLGHGMDRVGSEIERMGLVMDRMGSVERMGSGIERMGPLGLDHMASSIERMGQTMERIGSGVERMGAGMGFGLERMAAPIDRVGQTIERMGSGVERMGPAIERMGLSMERMVPAGMGAGLERMGPVMDRMATGLERMGANNLERMGLERMGANSLERMGLERMGANSLERMGPAMGPALGAGIERMGLAMGGGGGASFDRAIEMERGNFGGSFAGSFGGAGGHAPGVARKACQIFVRNLPFDFTWKMLKDKFNECGHVLYADIKMENGKSKGCGVVKFESPEVAERACRMMNGMKLSGREIDVRIDRNA